A window of the Tripterygium wilfordii isolate XIE 37 chromosome 12, ASM1340144v1, whole genome shotgun sequence genome harbors these coding sequences:
- the LOC120011577 gene encoding E3 ubiquitin-protein ligase RNF185-like, whose translation MTSGFEESTSRPPQSPSFSGNNGNGDAGNFECNICFDLAQDPIVTLCGHLFCWPCLYKWLHFHSQSRECPVCKALVDEEKLVPLYGRGKTSTDPRSKAVPSDNIPHRPAGQRPETAPPPDTNHFPQHGFGFTGGLGGFAPMASARFGNFTFSAAFGGLIPSLFNLQAHGFPDTAMYGSAGGFPYGFPNSFHGHGIRGARVYAQHPGQGQQDYYLKRLFLVIGFCVILALLWQ comes from the coding sequence ATGACGAGTGGGTTTGAAGAATCTACAAGCCGGCCACCCCAAAGTCCCTCATTCTCTGGAAATAATGGTAATGGCGATGCCGGGAACTTTGAATGCAACATTTGCTTTGACTTAGCTCAAGACCCTATTGTTACCCTTTGTGGTCATCTCTTCTGTTGGCCTTGCCTTTACAAGTGGCTCCACTTTCATTCACAATCCCGGGAGTGCCCAGTTTGTAAGGCTCTAGTCGACGAGGAGAAATTAGTTCCCTTATATGGCAGGGGGAAAACATCAACTGACCCCAGATCAAAAGCTGTTCCCAGTGATAATATTCCTCATCGCCCGGCTGGGCAGAGACCTGAAACAGCTCCTCCACCTGACACTAATCATTTTCCCCAACATGGATTTGGTTTCACGGGAGGGTTAGGCGGATTTGCTCCAATGGCTAGTGCTAGGTTTGGGAATTTCACATTCTCTGCTGCTTTTGGTGGTCTCATCCCATCTTTATTTAACCTTCAGGCTCATGGTTTTCCTGACACTGCCATGTATGGATCAGCCGGTGGCTTTCCTTATGGTTTTCCAAATTCATTTCATGGTCATGGCATCCGTGGTGCTCGTGTATATGCTCAACATCCAGGTCAAGGACAACAAGATTATTATTTGAAGCGGCTGTTTTTGGTTATTGGATTTTGCGTCATCCTTGCTCTTCTTTGGCAATAG
- the LOC120010659 gene encoding putative pentatricopeptide repeat-containing protein At4g17915 codes for MTRMIFRRLSTRLLNICVASFCKAKQIEKAESIIIDGIRLGLLPDAVTYNTLIDSYGRFVSIDAAYAVLWRMREAGIDPDVVTYNSLIAGATRRCLLSVSLDLFDEMLQSGIYPDVWSYNTLMDCFFKVGKPDEAYVVFKDIILNNLSPCPTTFNTLINGLCQNGYITNALMMFRSLQRHGFVPQLATYNTLISGLCKAGKLAAARRALKELGKSGLMPNAITYTTVLKCCFRSRKLKQGLDIMLKIKNSGYTFDGFAYCTVIGALVKTGWIKEAADYMEEMTRNGIERDIVSYNTLLNLYCKQGKFEAMYELFDEIEKGGLECDEYTHTILINGLCKAGDIEGAMQHLKYMNTMGFDSNLVAFNCVVDGLCKARLINHALKMFESMEMKDSFTCSSMVHGLCRARRFHSASKILRYSIRSGMKMLKADARAVLDGLSGSGCAREARWLRSKIRGARLLH; via the coding sequence ATGACGCGCATGATATTCAGACGCTTATCGACTAGACTGCTGAACATATGCGTAGCTTCCTTTTGCAAAGCAAAACAGATAGAGAAAGCGGAATCAATAATCATTGATGGTATACGATTAGGTCTACTTCCTGACGCGGTTACCTACAACACTCTCATTGATAGCTATGGTCGTTTTGTTAGCATTGATGCAGCTTACGCAGTTTTGTGGAGAATGCGGGAAGCTGGGATTGACCCAGATGTTGTAACTTACAATTCTTTGATAGCTGGTGCGACAAGGAGGTGCCTTTTGTCGGTGTCCCTTGACCTGTTTGACGAAATGCTTCAGTCAGGGATATATCCCGATGTGTGGAGTTACAATACGTTGATGGATTGCTTTTTTAAGGTAGGAAAACCTGATGAAGCATATGTAGTTTTTAAAGATATAATATTGAATAATCTCTCGCCTTGTCCAACTACTTTTAATACCCTGATTAACGGGCTCTGCCAGAATGGGTACATCACCAATGCCCTTATGATGTTTAGGAGTTTGCAGCGTCATGGGTTTGTTCCGCAATTAGCTACCTATAATACTCTCATTAGTGGGTTATGTAAAGCAGGGAAATTGGCGGCTGCTAGGAGGGCACTTAAGGAGCTAGGAAAATCAGGTCTTATGCCCAATGCAATAACGTATACTACAGTATTGAAATGTTGTTTTAGGTCAAGGAAGCTTAAGCAAGGCCTTGACATAATGTTGAAGATTAAGAATAGTGGGTATACGTTTGATGGGTTTGCATATTGCACGGTCATTGGCGCTTTAGTTAAGACAGGGTGGATAAAAGAGGCAGCTGACTACATGGAGGAGATGACAAGGAATGGTATTGAGCGTGACATAGTGTCTTATAATACTTTGCTTAACTTGTATTGCAAACAAGGGAAGTTCGAAGCCATGTACGAATTGTTTGATGAGATAGAGAAAGGAGGTTTAGAATGTGATGAATATACGCATACGATTCTGATTAATGGTTTGTGCAAGGCAGGTGATATTGAGGGGGCCATGCAGCATTTAAAATATATGAATACAATGGGgtttgattcaaatttggttgCCTTCAACTGTGTGGTTGATGGactgtgtaaagctcgtctcaTTAATCATGCTCTAAAAATGTTTGAATCGATGGAGATGAAGGATTCATTTACTTGCTCATCCATGGTGCATGGTCTTTGCAGGGCAAGAAGGTTCCACAGCGCATCCAAAATCTTGAGATATAGTATTAGAAGTGGCATGAAGATGCTCAAAGCCGACGCAAGAGCTGTCCTGGACGGTCTTTCTGGTTCTGGGTGTGCAAGAGAAGCAAGATGGCTTCGGTCAAAAATTAGAGGGGCGCGACTATTACATTAA